A region of Lycium barbarum isolate Lr01 chromosome 3, ASM1917538v2, whole genome shotgun sequence DNA encodes the following proteins:
- the LOC132633121 gene encoding LOW QUALITY PROTEIN: protein FRIGIDA-like (The sequence of the model RefSeq protein was modified relative to this genomic sequence to represent the inferred CDS: deleted 1 base in 1 codon) has translation MTQLPISANSPTPSQLSKTASLNYTNTLIPFRPQFTLYFPHIQTTNTTLLPTSSPVPAPEPEPETSWESDPSEEEEEEEEEEEEEEEEEEEEEEEVQSPHNEEEVQSPHNEQQVQSLHPSSPLESLCQASNGHFLRRCIAMQLSDMNKMLEQLPKALRLAPNPARLVLECMGKFYFQSSSSYTKGSHIVKARKASILVLECFLIDGVEIEKGVKEEAEKAALAWRKRLIVEGGVPKAYEIDARGLLLLIGCFGIPGGFTNEHIRDLLLASHIKKISGAFRRSNVLVPKIPEIIEGLVKQNMEVDAVHIAYTFGIEDRFNPRRLLTSFLQDSKESMKEMKEKPQGSLAAVVILQFHSSTDSPPSLISLPVSSS, from the exons ATGACTCAATTACCTATCTCCGCAAACTCACCGACTCCCTCTCAGCTTTCAAAAACTGCTTCACTGAACTACACCAACACATTGATTCCATTCCGGCCACAATTCACTCTATACTTCCCTCACATACAAACAACCAATACCACTCTTCTGCCCACCTCATCACCAGTCCCTGCCCCGGAACCAGAACCAGAAACATCTTGGGAATCTGATCcctctgaagaagaagaagaagaagaagaagaagaagaagaagaagaagaagaagaagaagaagaagaagaagaagtgcaATCCCCTCACAATGAAGAAGAAGTGCAGTCCCCTCACAATGAACAACAAGTGCAATCCCTTCATCCTTCATCCCCTCTGGAAAGCCTCTGCCAAGCGTCCAACGGTCATTTTCTTCGGAGGTGCATAGCAATGCAACTCTCAGATATGAATAAAATGCTCGAACAACTCCCTAAGGCATTAAGACTCGCGCCCAATCCAGCAAGGCTTGTATTGGAATGTATGGGCAAGTTTTATTTTCAATCGAGCAGCTCTTATACTAAAGGCTCACACATTGTCAAGGCAAGGAAGGCTTCTATATTAGTTTTAGAGTGTTTCTTG ATTGATGGAGTTGAGATTGAGAAAGGGGTGAAAGAAGAGGCTGAGAAAGCAGCTTTAGCATGGAGAAAAAGATTGATCGTCGAAGGAGGTGTACCAAAGGCTTATGAAATAGATGCACGGGGTTTGTTGTTGCTTATTGGGTGTTTCGGGATTCCAGGAGGATTTACAAATGAGCATATCAGGGATTTGCTTCTGGCAAGTCACATCAAGAAGATTTCTGGTGCCTTCAGGAGATCAAATGTTCTCGTGCCTAAGATTCCAG AAATAATTGAGGGGttggtaaagcaaaatatggaagTTGACGCTGTTCATATTGCCTATACTTTTGGAATTGAGGACAGATTTAATCCTCGGAGACTTTTGACATCATTTTTACAAGACTCCAAAGAGTCCATGAAGGAAATGAAGGAAAAACCACAAGGTTCACTTGCTGCTGTGGTAATTCTTCAATTTCATTCCAGCACTGATAGCCCTCCGTCTCTGATTTCTCTCCCGGTCTCCTCAAGTTAA
- the LOC132633118 gene encoding ACT domain-containing protein ACR11-like — translation MTMAYCGSISGIYTNLNAIEKLPISSPCLFRGSFGLDPVQRISIVSKRLAFSENTIIPKASSAATVEDGSSQDTAVPTPKVIIDLDSDPEATVVEVTFGDRLGALLDTMSALKNLGLNVVKANVYLDQSGKHNKLCITHASTGRKVEDPEILEAIRLTIINNMMEFHPESSSRLAMGEAFGAFQPDHKIDVDIATHIHVYDDGPERSLLCVEAADRPGLIVDLVKIITEINIDVISGEFDTEGLLAKAKFHVSYKDKALIKPLQQVLANSLRYYLRRPTTEESSF, via the exons ATGACTATGGCTTATTGTGGAAGCATTTCTGGTATTTACACTAATTTAAATGCAATTGAGAAACTACCCATTTCAAGTCCATGTCTCTTCAGAGGTTCTTTTGGTTTGGACCCTGTACAGAGAATATCCATTGTTTCCAAGAG ATTAGCTTTTTCTGAGAATACAATTATTCCAAAAGCATCCTCAGCTGCAACTGTTGAG GATGGAAGTTCCCAAGATACCGCTGTGCCAACCCCCAAAGTCATCATAGATTTGGATTCGGACCCGGAGGCAACTGTAGTTGAGGTTACTTTTGGTGATCGCCTTGGGGCTCTTCTTGACACG ATGAGTGCACTCAAAAATCTTGGACTGAATGTTGTCAAGGCTAATGTCTATCTAGATCAATCAGGGAAGCACAATAAGTTATGCATCACACATGC TTCTACAGGTAGAAAGGTTGAGGATCCAGAGATACTAGAAGCAATTCGATTGACAATTATCAACAATATGATGGAGTTTCATCCG GAATCTAGCTCCCGGTTAGCTATGGGTGAAGCCTTTGGTGCTTTTCAACCAGATCATAAG ATTGATGTGGACATAGCAACCCATATCCATGTCTATGACGATGGTCCTGAACGAAG CTTACTGTGTGTAGAGGCAGCGGACCGACCTGGACTGATAGTTGATCTCGTCAAGATCATCACTGAAATAAACATTGATGTTATATCAGGAGAATTTGACACTGAG GGATTGCTAGCTAAGGCAAAATTTCACGTAAGCTACAAGGACAAAGCTCTCATCAAGCCTCTTCAACAG GTTCTTGCAAACAGCCTGCGCTATTACTTGAGGAGACCTACAACAGAAGAGTCAAGTTTTTAA
- the LOC132633119 gene encoding mitochondrial protein pet191 homolog isoform X2: MAKSCKGLAMELVKCLSESDCVKVEKKSFRECAKEKSPCIPSECVGLRETYFNCKRGQVDMRARIRGNKGY; this comes from the exons atggcgaAGTCCTGTAAGGGCCTTGCTATGGAATTGGTCAAATGCCTCAGCGAATCCGATTGCGTTAAG GTTGAGAAGAAGAGTTTCAGGGAATGTGCTAAGGAAAAGAGTCCATGTATTCCTAGTGAATGTGTTGGACTCAGGGAAACTTACTTCAATTGCAAGAGAGGACAG GTGGACATGAGAGCTCGAATACGCGGAAATAAGGGGTATTAA
- the LOC132633119 gene encoding mitochondrial protein pet191 homolog isoform X1 yields MAKSCKGLAMELVKCLSESDCVKVEKKSFRECAKEKSPCIPSECVGLRETYFNCKRGQEPLKVSVAPLELEE; encoded by the exons atggcgaAGTCCTGTAAGGGCCTTGCTATGGAATTGGTCAAATGCCTCAGCGAATCCGATTGCGTTAAG GTTGAGAAGAAGAGTTTCAGGGAATGTGCTAAGGAAAAGAGTCCATGTATTCCTAGTGAATGTGTTGGACTCAGGGAAACTTACTTCAATTGCAAGAGAGGACAG GAACCACTGAAAGTGTCCGTGGCTCCACTTGAATTAGAAGAATAA